The nucleotide sequence CGCCACCCGGACCCGGAAGACATTGCGCGGGCTGCCCTCCGGCCGGAGCGCGTGCACCGACACCGCGGCCGGCGGGAACACCGCCACCGCGGGCTCGCCGATCGCGACCTCGATCGCCTGCCCGTGCAGCTCCACCCCGTCGGCGGTGCGCAGCCCGGCACCGTCCGCGGTGCCCGGCACCAGGTCCAGCCCGGCGATCCGGGCCGAGAAGGCGCTGCGCGGCCGGGCCAGCACCTCCCGGGCAGGCCCCTGCTCGACGATCCCACCCGCCTCCAGCACGACCACCCGATCGGCCAGCACCAGCGCGTCCAGCGCGTCGTGGGTGACCAGCAGCGCGGTCTGCCCGCCGTCGGCGATCACCCGGCGGAGCAGCGAACGCATCGCCGGGGTGGCATCCACGTCCAGCGCGGCGAGCGGCTCGTCGAGCAGCAGCAGGCCGGGGCGGGGCGCCAGCGCCCTGGCCAGCGCGACCCGCTGCTGCTGCCCGCCGGACAGCTGCGCCGGGCGGCGCCCGGCGAGCTGCTCGACCCCGACCGCCGCCAGCAGCGCACGGGCGCGCTCGTCCGCCTCGGCCCGCGGCACACCCTGTGCCCGGGGACCGAAGGCGACATTCGCCAGCGCGGACAGGTGCGGGAACAGCAGCGGCTCCTGTGCGAGCAGACCGACCCCACGCCGGAACGGGGGGACGAACTCACCGGTCCGGGTGTCGAGCAGGGTCCGGCCGTCGACCGTCAGACGTCCGTGGTCCGGCCGCAGCAACCCGGACAGCACGCCGAGCAGGGTCGACTTCCCGGCCCCGTTCGGCCCCAGCACCGCGAGCACCTCCCCGTCGGCGACGGAGAGCTCCAGATCGAGGGCGAACCCGTCGCGGTCCAGCCGGACCGCGAGCTCGACGCCGCTCATCCGCGGCCGTCCATCCCGCGCGGGCGGCCGACCACGATCACGATCAGCGACACGACGACGAGCAACAGCGACAGCGCCACCGCCCCCGCGACGTCGGTCTCGCCCTGCAGGTAGACCAGCAGCGGCAGCGTCCGGGTGGTGCCCTCCAGACTCCCGGCGAACGCGATCGTCGCCCCGAACTCCCCCATGCAGCGGGCGAACGCCAGCACCAGCCCGGACGCCAGACCGGGCAGCACCAGCGGCACCGTCACCCGGCGGAAGGCGAGCCCGGGGGACGCGCCCAGGGTGGCCGCCGTCGCCTCGTAGCGCTCACCCGCGGTCCGCAGCGCACCCTCCAGCGCGACGATCAGGAACGGCATCGCCACGAACGTCTGGGCCAGGATCACCGCGACCGTGGTGAACGGGATGAAGATCCCGAACGCGGTGTCGAGCCCTCGCCCGACCAGGCCGTTCGCCCCGAGCAGGAACAGCAGGGCGAGCCCGCCGACGACCGGCGGCAGCACCAGTGGGAGCAGCACGATCGAACGGACCGCGCGCATCAGCCGGGGCAACCGGTTGATCCGGCCGCGGGCCAGCACCACCGCGAGCGGGCCGCCGAGCAGCAGGCACAGCGTGGTCGAGACACCGGCGGTGAGCAGCGAGAGCCGCAGCGCCGAGAGCGCAGCGGTGCTGGTCAGCAGGGCCGGCATCGCCACCCAGTCGGCCTCCCACAGCAGCCCGAACACCGGCAGCGCGATCACCAGGAACCCGAGCCCGGCCGGGATCCACATCCAGACCGGCAGGCCGACCCCGGTTCCGTGCCGGTCGGCTGCGCGCTCCCGGCGGGCGGGAGCGGTCGTGGTCACAGAGCTCCGCCCGGCGTCTCGACGACGACGTTGGTGGACTTGATCACTGCCACGGCGAGCGCGCCCGGCTCCAGACCGAGATCGCGGGCGGCCTCACTGCTCATCAGCGAGACCACCCGGTGCGGACCGCACTGCATCTCCACCTGGGCCATCACGGTGTCCGCGATGACGGAGGTGACCAGGCCGACCATCCGGTTGCGGGCGGAGCGCTGGACCACCGAGGGATCCGGCGGGACGGAGGCGTGCTCGCGCGCGAACTCGGCCAGCGCGGCGCCGTCGATGACCTTGCGGTTGGACGCGTCGGCCTGCACGGGCAGCGTCCCCGCATCCACCCAGCGGCGGACGGTGTCGTCGCTGACGCCGAGCAGGCGGGCGGCCTCGGAGATCCTGAAGTGCGGCACGCCGTGGATACTAAGGTCGCGCCTGCGGCGGTGCCACGGCGGATGCCACGCACACACCGGTGGACGCCCGCGCGCAACGGTCCGCCCGGTGTGTTCTGATCGGCGCCGTGGACTTCGCACCCAGTGCAGCGGCGACCGACTACACGGTGCGGATGCGCGCCTTCCTCGACGAGCGGGTACTGCCCGCGGAGGCCGAGTACGACGCTTTCCGCGCGCAGCGGCGTAGCACGCCCCAGGAGTGGGACCTGCCGCCGGTGGTGGAGACGCTGAAGGAGCAGGCCCGCGAGCGCGGCCTGTGGAACCTGTTCCTGCCGTCCCTGTCCGGCCTGTCCAACCTGGAGTACGCGCCGGTCGCCGAGGTGTCGGGCTGGTCACCGGTGATCGCGCCGGAGGCGATCAACTGCCAGGCCCCGGACACCGGGAACATGGAGACCCTGCACCTGTTCGGCACCGAGGCGCAGAAGCAGGAATGGCTGGAGCCGCTGCTGGCCGGCGAGATCCGGTCCGCGTTCGCGATGACCGAGCCGGACGTGGCCTCCTCCGACGCCACCAACATCGAGACCCGGATCCGCCGCGACGGCGACGACTACGTGATCGACGGCCGGAAGTGGTGGATCTCCGGCGCCGCCGACGAGCGCTGCCGGATCTTCATCGTGATGGGCAAGACCTCCCCGGACTCGGACGACACGGTGTCGACGCACCGCAGGCAGTCGATGATCCTGGTCCCGCGGGACACCCCGGGCCTGCGGATCGTGCGGCACCTGCCGACGTTCGGCTACCAGGACCAGCACGGCCACTCCGAGCTGGTGCTCGACGGGGTGCGGGTGCCGGCCTCGAACATCCTGGGCGAGGAGGGCGGCGGGTTCGCCATCGCCCAGGCCCGGCTCGGACCGGGCCGGATCCACCACTGCATGCGGCTGATCGGGATGGCCGAGCGGGCACTGTCGCTGATGGTCGAGCGGGCACAGGCCCGGGTGGCGTTCGGCAGGCCGCTGGCCGACCAGGGCGTCGTGCGCGAGCAGATCGCGCTGTCCCGGATGGAGATCGAGCAGGCACGCCTGCTGACCCTCAAGACCGCCTGGCTGATCGACGAGCACGGCGCGAAGGGCGCGGCCACCGAGATCGCGGCGATCAAGGTCGTGGTGCCGCGGATGGCCTGCGCCGTGATCGACCGGGCGATGCAGGTGCACGGCGGTGGCGCGATGAGCGACGACTTCCCGCTGGCCTACTTCTACGCCTGGGCGCGGGCTCTGCGGTTCGCCGACGGCCCGGACGAGGTACACATCCGGTCGGTCGCACGGCAGGAGCTCAAGGCGCACACGTGAGCCGTAGTAGTCACGACGTACCTAATCTTTCGACTAGGTACAACGCGACTAGTTCCGCACCTGCGACGAGCCGCACGGGGCCGCTCCCGCTGCTGCGGATAACCGCGTTGAGCTGCGGATATCCGCCCTGTGCCGGTCGACGCGCAGGGGGTTAGCCTCGCGGACATGACCACCCAGCTCGGCCTGCCGGCGCTGCGCGGCGGCCCGCCCCGGGACCCGTCCCGCCCCGCCGACACCCGCCTCGTCGACGGGTTCGGCCGGGTCGCGACGGACCTGCGGATCTCGCTCACCGACCGTTGCAACCTGCGCTGCACCTACTGCATGCCCGCCGAGGGCCTGGACTGGATGCCGCGCGACGAGCAGCTCACCGACGACGAGCTGAACCGGCTGATCGCCGTCGCCGTGCACGAGCTCGGCATCGAGGAGCTGCGGTTCACCGGCGGCGAGCCGATGCTGCGCAAGGGCCTGGAGAACGTACTGTCCGCGGCGTCGGCCCTGCAGCCGCGGCCGGACATCTCGCTGACCACCAACGGCATCGGGCTGGCCCGGCGCGCCGAGGCGCTCGCCGCCGCGGGCGTGAACCGGCTCAACGTCTCGATGGACACCCTGCGCCCGGAGCGGTTCGCCGAGATCACCCGGCGGGACCGGCTGCAGGACGTGCTCGACGGACTGGCCGCCGCGCACGCGGCCGGACTCAAGCCTGTCAAGATCAATACCGTGCTGCTCCGCGGGGTCAACGACGACGAGGCCGCCGACCTGCTGGAATTCGCGCTGGAGCACGGCTACCAGCTGCGGTTCATCGAGCAGATGCCGCTCGACGCCCAGCACGGCTGGCGGCGCTCCGAGATGATCACCGCCGAGGAGATCCTGGAACGCCTCGAGCAGCGGTTCGTGCTCCGCGAGTCCGGCGAGGACCGCGGCGGCGCACCGGCCGAGAGGTTCGAGGTGCTGGGCCGGCGCGACGGATCGCCGCTGCGCACACCCGGCACGTCCGGCAGCGCCCCGACGGTCGGGGTGATCGCCTCGGTGACCCGGCCGTTCTGCGGGGCCTGCGACCGCACCCGGCTCACCGCCGACGGGCAGGTCCGCACCTGCCTGTTCGCCACCGGCGAGACCGACCTGCGGGCAATGCTGCGCGGCGGCTCGACCGACGCCGAGATCGCCGACACCTGGCGGCACGCCATGTGGGGCAAGAAGGCGGGGCACGGCATCGACGATCCCGGGTTCCTGCAGCCCACCCGCCCGATGAGCTCGATCGGAGGATGACCGGAATGACCACCGGAATCGACAGCCGCACAGGCACGGGCATCGCGACCCGCACGCTGACCGTGCGCTACTTCGCCGCCGCCAAGGCCGCCGCGGGGACGGCGGAGGAGATCGTCGAGCTCGGCTCGGGGGCCACCGTCGCCGACGCGGTCGATCTCCTGCGGTCGGCGCACGGCCCGGAGCTCGGCACCGTGCTCGACCGCTGCAGCTTCCTGCTCGACGAGTTCGCGGTGCGCGACCGGAGCACCGTCCTGCGCGACGCCTCGGTGCTCGACGTGTTGCCGCCGTTCGCCGGCGGCTGACGGGGCCTGGCCGCTCGGCGTGCCCGGCTCGTAACCCGCCCGGCGCCCGGCCCGCCCGGACAAGATCCCTGTTTTGGGAGTGCAGGGTGCAGATCCCGGCACGAGCACTCCCAAAACAGGGATCATGGTCAGGGATCGAGGCCGTCCCGCCAGTCCCGGCCGGAGCCGAGCACTCGCCGGTCGACCGCCTCCTGCGCCATCCGGTGCCCGGTCGCGAACAGCTCCCGCACCGGGCCGCGCAGGCCCGGATCGAGCCACTCGACGTCGGAGTGATCGGCCGGACCGGCGGGTGCCGGCCGCCCGTGCGCGAGCAGGGCCCGGTAGAGGCCGGGCGCCGGACGCACCGCGGGCAGTGCCTGCGCCTGCGCCTGCACCGACGCCCGGGCCGGGATCCGCAGTCCGGCGGCGTCGAGATCGCCGAAGTAGCGGATCGCGGCCGGCGGGTCCGCCGCGAGGGACGACACCGACGACAGGAACGCGGATCCGGCGCCCCAGCCCAGCGTCCCGATCGGGCCCGGATCGCCGCGCAGCGCCAGGAGCAGCGAGTGGAACGTGTCGGCGTTCTCCACCACCAGCAGCACCGGGCCGCCGCCGGGGAGGCGTTCGCGGTGCATCGGCAGCGCGACCCGTTCCGCGCGCAGGATCTCCGGGGTCAGCGGGACCGGCAGGCCCGCGTCGAACGCCTTCTCGTCGCCGGTGATCTCCAGCGCCCGCTCCCGCAGCCCGACGATCCCGGCGCGCGTCCCGCCGGCGAACAGCCACCGGTTGACCTGCCGCACCGCCTCCGCCGGGGCCCGCACGGCGGCCGCGGCGGCCAGCTCCGGATGCCACGGGTCGGCCGCCTCCCGCGCGACGGGAGCCGCGGCGGGCCGGGTCAGGCGCACCGCGCGCGGCAGCGGAGGGACGCCGTCGTCGGTGGCCGCGGTCGGCGTCAGCGCACCGGTGCCGGCCAGCTCGTCGAGGGCCGCGGCGAGCATCCGCCGGGCCTCGGCCGAGCCCTGCGCCGACGGGACGGCATCGAGGAACGCCCGCCACAGCCCGGCCCGGTCGATCCGGGTCCGGCCGGTGGCGCGCAACGCCGCCAGCAGCGCGGCGGGCCCGGGGGTGCTCACTCCGGCCCGGTCGCGCCCGCGTCCCGGGACGCGTCAGGTCCGGTCGGCGCAGCGGGCTCGGCAGTCGACGCCACAGGCTCGCCGGCCCGGCCCGGCGGCGCAGCGGGCTCAGCAGCCCCACCGGCCGGCACAGCAGGCCCGGCAGCCCCGCCGGGCGACGCGGCAGGCTCGGTAGCCGGGGCGGCCGGTGGAACAGGCTCGGCGTCCGGGCGCCGGTAGACCCGGGCGGCGCTGATCCGGCCACCGCCCTCGCCGTCGGGCACCGAGCGGGTGACCCGCTCGTCGACCGACAGGTACTTGCGGCCCGCCCGCAGGTCGGCGTCGTTCCGGAGCCGGATGAGCAGCGGGAACGCGGACAGCGCACCGGCGTCGAACAGCCCGGTCGTGTAGACCAGCTGCACCCCGAGCGCCTGCGCCACCCCGAACTGCAGCTCCAGCAGGTACCCCGCGGACGCCCGGCCGATCGGGTTGTCCAGGAACAACACCCCGGCGTGCGCGCGCCTGCCGTGCCCGCGCTGGTGCGCCCGCAGTGCCGCCATCGTGCAGTACAGGACGATCGCCGCGGTCAGCTGCTGGCCGCCGGAGAACACGTCCTTGATCGCGGACACCCGCAGCCGCTCGGTCCGCAGCACCGCGTCCGGCTTGAGCATCTCGACCCGGACGCCCTTCGGCATCGCCGCACGCACCCCGCGCAGCAGCATCGACATCCCGTCGCGGCGGTCCCGGGCGCGCCCGGAGCCGCCGTTCGCCAGGCCGGAGGCGGTCCGGTCGACGACGATCCCGAGTTCGTGGCGCAGCGCGGCGTCCGGCAGTTCCTCGAACCGGATCCGCAGGAACTGCTGGCCGGACCAGTCGCCGAGGCCGTCCGGGAGCTGGGAGAGCTTCTGTGCGAGCCGGACCGTGCGCA is from Pseudonocardia autotrophica and encodes:
- the moaA gene encoding GTP 3',8-cyclase MoaA, translated to MTTQLGLPALRGGPPRDPSRPADTRLVDGFGRVATDLRISLTDRCNLRCTYCMPAEGLDWMPRDEQLTDDELNRLIAVAVHELGIEELRFTGGEPMLRKGLENVLSAASALQPRPDISLTTNGIGLARRAEALAAAGVNRLNVSMDTLRPERFAEITRRDRLQDVLDGLAAAHAAGLKPVKINTVLLRGVNDDEAADLLEFALEHGYQLRFIEQMPLDAQHGWRRSEMITAEEILERLEQRFVLRESGEDRGGAPAERFEVLGRRDGSPLRTPGTSGSAPTVGVIASVTRPFCGACDRTRLTADGQVRTCLFATGETDLRAMLRGGSTDAEIADTWRHAMWGKKAGHGIDDPGFLQPTRPMSSIGG
- a CDS encoding sulfate/molybdate ABC transporter ATP-binding protein; translation: MSGVELAVRLDRDGFALDLELSVADGEVLAVLGPNGAGKSTLLGVLSGLLRPDHGRLTVDGRTLLDTRTGEFVPPFRRGVGLLAQEPLLFPHLSALANVAFGPRAQGVPRAEADERARALLAAVGVEQLAGRRPAQLSGGQQQRVALARALAPRPGLLLLDEPLAALDVDATPAMRSLLRRVIADGGQTALLVTHDALDALVLADRVVVLEAGGIVEQGPAREVLARPRSAFSARIAGLDLVPGTADGAGLRTADGVELHGQAIEVAIGEPAVAVFPPAAVSVHALRPEGSPRNVFRVRVAALEPRGDTVRLRAGAVDGGPDWVDGLAADVTPAAVAELGVEPGHELWFAVKAAEVAVHGRLG
- a CDS encoding ABC transporter permease, producing MWIPAGLGFLVIALPVFGLLWEADWVAMPALLTSTAALSALRLSLLTAGVSTTLCLLLGGPLAVVLARGRINRLPRLMRAVRSIVLLPLVLPPVVGGLALLFLLGANGLVGRGLDTAFGIFIPFTTVAVILAQTFVAMPFLIVALEGALRTAGERYEATAATLGASPGLAFRRVTVPLVLPGLASGLVLAFARCMGEFGATIAFAGSLEGTTRTLPLLVYLQGETDVAGAVALSLLLVVVSLIVIVVGRPRGMDGRG
- a CDS encoding acyl-CoA dehydrogenase family protein → MDFAPSAAATDYTVRMRAFLDERVLPAEAEYDAFRAQRRSTPQEWDLPPVVETLKEQARERGLWNLFLPSLSGLSNLEYAPVAEVSGWSPVIAPEAINCQAPDTGNMETLHLFGTEAQKQEWLEPLLAGEIRSAFAMTEPDVASSDATNIETRIRRDGDDYVIDGRKWWISGAADERCRIFIVMGKTSPDSDDTVSTHRRQSMILVPRDTPGLRIVRHLPTFGYQDQHGHSELVLDGVRVPASNILGEEGGGFAIAQARLGPGRIHHCMRLIGMAERALSLMVERAQARVAFGRPLADQGVVREQIALSRMEIEQARLLTLKTAWLIDEHGAKGAATEIAAIKVVVPRMACAVIDRAMQVHGGGAMSDDFPLAYFYAWARALRFADGPDEVHIRSVARQELKAHT
- a CDS encoding TOBE domain-containing protein, whose protein sequence is MPHFRISEAARLLGVSDDTVRRWVDAGTLPVQADASNRKVIDGAALAEFAREHASVPPDPSVVQRSARNRMVGLVTSVIADTVMAQVEMQCGPHRVVSLMSSEAARDLGLEPGALAVAVIKSTNVVVETPGGAL
- a CDS encoding DUF2399 domain-containing protein: MSTPGPAALLAALRATGRTRIDRAGLWRAFLDAVPSAQGSAEARRMLAAALDELAGTGALTPTAATDDGVPPLPRAVRLTRPAAAPVAREAADPWHPELAAAAAVRAPAEAVRQVNRWLFAGGTRAGIVGLRERALEITGDEKAFDAGLPVPLTPEILRAERVALPMHRERLPGGGPVLLVVENADTFHSLLLALRGDPGPIGTLGWGAGSAFLSSVSSLAADPPAAIRYFGDLDAAGLRIPARASVQAQAQALPAVRPAPGLYRALLAHGRPAPAGPADHSDVEWLDPGLRGPVRELFATGHRMAQEAVDRRVLGSGRDWRDGLDP
- a CDS encoding MoaD/ThiS family protein, with the protein product MTTGIDSRTGTGIATRTLTVRYFAAAKAAAGTAEEIVELGSGATVADAVDLLRSAHGPELGTVLDRCSFLLDEFAVRDRSTVLRDASVLDVLPPFAGG